ATGATGAAATAATGGGGAAAAAGCAAGCTGACTATTTTAAATAGTTTCTGTAGTTGGCCTAATCACTATTTCATTAATGTCGACGTGTAAAGGCTGAAGAAGAGCATAGAGGATAGCCGAGGCAACTTCTTCGGGCTTAAGCAAAGGAAAATGATCAAGCTCAGTAAGGAGTGATCTTTTAATTTCCTCATCTTCAATCGTGTCAAAAATCTCGGTTTGTACATAGCCTGTTTCCACAAGGCAAATTTTTATTTGATCATAGGAGGAAAGTTCCAATCTTAATCCTTCGGCTAGGGTCCGAATGGCTGCTGCTGAAGCTGAATATAGAGTTGAACCCGGGAAAACTTTTCGAGAAGCGATGCTGGAAACAAAGACGAGATGACCGTATTTTTGCTCAAGAAAGGTAGGCAGTATTGCTGCTATCCCATGAATGGCTCCTTTAAGGTTAATATCAATAGTATTGAGCCATTCGCCCACTCTCATTTTTCTCATCAGAGAAAGGGGCATTATTCCCGCACTATTAATAAAGATATCCACACCACCAAACTTTTTTTTAGCTCCCAAAACAAGATTTTCAACATCGTTGAGTTCTCTGACGTTAGTGCGGATCGCTAATGCAGCCGATCCAATCGATTCTATTTTTTGTACAAGATTATTCAACCGTTCTATCCTGCGAGCGCCCACTACGATGTTCGCTCCTTCACTGGCAAGGGCAAGAGCCGTGGCATAACCGATTCCACTTGAAGCTCCTATTATAATCGCTGTTTTTCTACTCAGTGATTTAGGAGTCATGATTTATCCATATTTTGATAACTAATTTATCATCAACAGATCTTCTATTCGACAAAAATTTTTTTACTTTCTCTCCCACTGAAAAGAAATCGTAACCTTGTTTTAAGAATATGTTTTTTTTGGATATAGTGTAAAATCGAAATCCAATTCAGCTGTGACATAAACAAAATCACGAGTATGTAAGATGGGTAGAAAATTGGAAAAAAGTCTTGGGCTTTTCATTTTGGTATTTTTCTGTTTGGTTTCGTGCAGTAAAAGACAACAACAGATCTGTCCGATTACTGAAAGAGATAAACAATTATTTAAGGAAAGATTGGAACAAAGGCCCTTTGTCAAAATTACTATCCTCTCTATTGAACCGAGTCGGAAATATCCTTGTGGAGTTGCTGTCCAATGGCGTACGGCAGTAACCGTTCTTACGAGATCTCCAGAGGGAAATGTTGTCAGTGGTTTTTGCGGTCATTTCGACATGAGTCAGGATTTTCCTCGGAATTCATTTGGAGAAATCGACGTTACGGCGCACATTTCTCCATTTTGGACAGATATGATTCATGAACTTCAAACATATTGGCTCATGAGCCAGCCCGTTAGGCAGATTCCACCTTCAAGGCCGATACCTCCACCCTAAGTTCTTCCAGCTGAAGGAAAAAAACAGAATTGCGAATGGAAAATAAATAAAAGAATAATTGGGAATGAAGGAGTTGTAAAAAGGGATTTTTTCTTTAAAGTTCCTCTTTTAAGTTTCATTTTTTCCTAGTCTCCATAAAATAGTTTTAGTTATGAGGTATTCATGGAAAAGAAGACGGATGAAAGTTCTGAAAAAAAAGAACAATTTTGGGGGATAGGAGAACTTATTGTTAGATTTGTAGAGCTCGTTGAAGCCGAGATCCATTATCTGCAGCATCGTGCATGGTCATTGGTATTCCTTTTTTTGGTCAGTCTTCTTTTCATCTCCTTTTCTCTTCTTTCTCTTTTTATAGGATTTCTTTATGGAATTTGGGGACTTTATCTGCTTTTCAGTGCTGGAGTAGGAAAAATTGGAGGAGCATTTCTCTGTGGTGCATTTATGACCCTACTTTCAGGATTTTTTCTATGGATAATAAGAAAAATAGCAAATCGAATCCTAAAGTAAGACTTGATGAAGCGCGGGCTCGCTTCATTGAATCGGTGAAGCGGGTCAGTGATAATCTTTCAAAGGAAAACACCCTTCTTATCAGCTTAATTGTAGGAATAGCTGTAGGTCTGCTTCTTTATTCCCTTCGATGGTTTCTTTCCAAAGTGACTCGGATGGGGTTCTTTTATTACATCTTGCAACAAGTATGGAAAATGGTATGGAAAAACATCCAAAAGGAGTTTACCAAGGATCAATCTACCGAGGGAAAAGCCAAAGATTCTGCTGATATTGAAAATCCTCCTTCAAAAAAATAAAGGGAAAGGGATCGTCAAGACCTATTATTCGATTTCTTTAAACATGACATAAACATCGGTAAAACCCTTTTTAGGGTGACGAAAAGCTTTGGGAACGGTCCCAACTATTTTAAAACCCAGTTTAAGCCATAGGTTAATTGCCGGGTAATTTGTGCTAACAACATAATTAAATTGTAGAGCGAGAAATTTTAATTCTTTTGCTTTTTTTATCGCATGCCATCCCATGCTTTCTCCAATGCCCTGCTTACGAAAGGGAGGGGCAACAAAAAAAGCGGCATTGGCGATATGATCACCTAGGCCTATAAAATTCGGTTTGAGAATGTAGCCCCCTGTGATTATATCTTCGACACAAGCACAGAATTTCCAAGAGGGTGTAGGGATATGCCAAAAGTGGATAAAATCTTCATAAGAAAAAGGAAGGCTGAAAGGATAGGAGTTTTGTTCTTCAATAACCATCTTGAAAAGAGAATATAAGAGGGGAAGATCTTTTGGGGTGGCTTCTCTAATGACAAGATTGTCCATGGAAAAAAAATAGAGAAAACGAATTAAATCGCTACTCTTTTAAACAAGAAAAAAATAAAATAAAATTTTTGAAACCTTCGGTTATTTTTAAAGGCATTTCTTGTCAGTGATATAAAATAGTTTAAAGCCAATGGATCTTTTGAAACCCTCAGAGAAGCAAAAACTTTCAAAAACCCTTAATGCTTTCGATCTTTTTCTTTTTGGAGTTGGTGCAATAATCGGTTCTGGAATTTTTGTTCTTACAGGAGTTGCTGCAGCCAGGGAAGCGGGTCCTGCTTTGAGTATTTCTTTTGTTTTTGCAGGAATCGTTTGTCTTTTTACAGCCTTTGCCTATGCGGAGTTTTCTTCTTTTGTTCATTCTGCTGGCAGCGCCTATACTTATGCATACAGGGCAATAGGTAGATTTGCGGGATGGATCACGGGATGGTGCTTGATCTTGGCTTATCTTCTTACCGGTGCGGTGGTTGCGAT
The DNA window shown above is from Methylacidiphilum caldifontis and carries:
- a CDS encoding SDR family oxidoreductase; this translates as MTPKSLSRKTAIIIGASSGIGYATALALASEGANIVVGARRIERLNNLVQKIESIGSAALAIRTNVRELNDVENLVLGAKKKFGGVDIFINSAGIMPLSLMRKMRVGEWLNTIDINLKGAIHGIAAILPTFLEQKYGHLVFVSSIASRKVFPGSTLYSASAAAIRTLAEGLRLELSSYDQIKICLVETGYVQTEIFDTIEDEEIKRSLLTELDHFPLLKPEEVASAILYALLQPLHVDINEIVIRPTTETI
- a CDS encoding 6TM ABC transporter family protein — translated: MDNKKNSKSNPKVRLDEARARFIESVKRVSDNLSKENTLLISLIVGIAVGLLLYSLRWFLSKVTRMGFFYYILQQVWKMVWKNIQKEFTKDQSTEGKAKDSADIENPPSKK
- a CDS encoding GNAT family N-acetyltransferase: MDNLVIREATPKDLPLLYSLFKMVIEEQNSYPFSLPFSYEDFIHFWHIPTPSWKFCACVEDIITGGYILKPNFIGLGDHIANAAFFVAPPFRKQGIGESMGWHAIKKAKELKFLALQFNYVVSTNYPAINLWLKLGFKIVGTVPKAFRHPKKGFTDVYVMFKEIE